In Desulfonatronovibrio magnus, a single window of DNA contains:
- a CDS encoding tyrosine-type recombinase/integrase has product MLDVRWEDIELERKTWKFPVTKSDKPRTVPLYDKALEILQDLFRVNEYVFPIKSVTISSNSICSIDSLISDFSAR; this is encoded by the coding sequence ATGCTCGATGTCCGCTGGGAGGACATAGAGCTGGAACGTAAGACATGGAAGTTCCCGGTTACAAAGTCAGACAAGCCCAGGACTGTGCCGCTTTATGACAAAGCTCTGGAGATATTACAAGATCTGTTCAGGGTAAATGAGTATGTGTTTCCGATAAAGTCTGTAACAATTTCGAGCAATTCTATCTGTTCTATAGATAGCTTAATCTCTGATTTTTCAGCAAGGTAA